One Spinacia oleracea cultivar Varoflay chromosome 4, BTI_SOV_V1, whole genome shotgun sequence DNA segment encodes these proteins:
- the LOC130459958 gene encoding uncharacterized protein gives MLVEMRNMMLQMQKSLSEKDAKIDALTAHNKIIDTQLAQMATTIAGRPPGQLPSQPENRESANAITLRSGRDYDGPSMPVEVDSGVSASDLVSEEIPKIVMGEKEPAEKIVNENEATTAVKKGADIQVPPIALPFPNRQLKNKLDKQFGRFLEVVKNLQVTVPFTELILQVPAYAKFMKDILTRKRAFCEVETVAFTEECSAYLQNKSPPKLKDPGSFSIPCNIGTVFIDKALCDLGASVSVMPLSVCTKLNMGELKVTNITLQMADRSVKYPLGVLEDVPVRVGKFYIPVDFVVLDMQEDSQIPIILGRPFLHTAGAVIDVKSGKLTLSVGDDKVTFNLNSALKSPMLEEEQCYRIDVVDFITRDNVSQVLERDPLEAVLCCESSAGDSSSWSAEVDALELALNGGESEPEGIKLKRLVRPVCSVKEVKKPELKPLPANLKYAFLDNEQLCPVIVSTALDAGQLSQLLIVLKRHKKAIGYSIDDLKGISPDFCMHRIHLDENHKPCIQPQRRLNPVMQDVVKAEVMKLLDAGIVYAVSDSKWVSPVQVVPKKGGTTVVRNEKNELIPTKVVTGWRMCIDYRRLNVATKKDHFPLPFIDQMLERLACHKFFCYLDGYSGFFQIPIHPDDQEKTTFTCPYGTFAYRRMPFGLCNAPATFQRCMMSIFSDFIESIMEVFMDDFSVYGTSFDSCLLNLTKVLKRCEECNLVLNWEKCHFMVTEGVVLGHLISDKGIRVDRAKVQVIEQLPPPVNVKGVRSFLGHAGFYRCFIKDFSKIVKPLTQLLLKDAPFVFTDACLEAFDRIKQALISAPIIRSPEWDIPFEIMCDASDYAVGAVLGQRKEKVLHAIYYASKTLDEAQVNYATTEKELLAIVYALDKFRTYLIGSKVIVYTDHAALKYLLSKKEAKPRLIRWILLLQEFDLEIRDKKGAENVVADHLSRLRYDDGKGSTPIDDSFPDDHLLALASQSPWFADFANYIVGRILPADLSYQQKKKFLHDVRFYFWAILICFVRLLKGYTSVVFQNGKFKVLSVGVILHLMVATMDRRKQTLSCHNVVFTGLLCSKMHRLLLWLVMRARGPALFRGGMRCHRTGSLRLRFSMCGELIIWDHSHRPRVTCISLLL, from the coding sequence atgctagtagagatgagaaacatgatgctacaaatgcaaaaatctctaagtgaaaaggatgcaaaaatcgatgctcttactgctcataacaagatcattgatacacagttggcacagatggctactactattgcagggaggccaccaggccaacttccttcacagcccgaaaatagggagtctgctaatgcaattacattgaggagtggtagggattatgatggtccttctatgccggttgaggttgattccggggtgtctgctagtgatctggtcagtgaggaaatcccgaagATAGTTATGGGTGAAAAGGAACCAGCTGAAAAGatagtcaatgagaatgaggctacaactgcgGTTAAGAAGGGAGCGGATAtacaagtaccacctattgcactccccttcccaaaccgacaactcaaaaataagctagacaagcagtttggcagattcttggaagtggtcaaaaatttgcaggtaacggttccttttactgaattaattttacaagttcctgcttatgctaaattcatgaaggatattttgaccagaaaacgtgctttttgtgaggtagagactgtagctttcactgaggaatgtagtgcttatttgcaaaacaagtctccacctaaacttaaggaccccgggagtttttccatcccatgtaacattggcaccgtatttattgataaagctttatgtgatctaggtgctagtgtgtctgtcatgcctttgtctgtctgtactaaactgaatatgggtgagcttaaggttaccaatatcactctacaaatggccgaccgttctgtcaaataccccttaggtgttttagaggacgtccctgttagagtaggtaaattctatatacctgtggactttgtagtattagacatgcaggaggattctcaaattcccataatcttaggtagacccttccttcatacggcgggggcggtaattgatgttaaaagtgggaaattgacattgtctgttggggatgataaggtgacttttaatctgaatagtgccttaaaaagtcccatgctagaggaggaacaatgctatcgcatagatgtagtcgattttattactcgtgataacgtctcccaagttctcgaaagagaccctttggaggcagtgctttgttgtgagtcttctgcaggtgatagcagttcttggagtgctgaagtggatgctctggagttggctcttaatggtggagaatctgagccggagggcatcaaattgaagaggttagttcggccggtttgttctgttaaagaggtaaagaaaccagaacttaaacctcttcctgctaaccttaagtatgcgtttttagataatgaacaactttgccctgtgatcgtcagtactgcacttgatgcaggccagttatcccaacttcttattgtgttgaaaaggcacaaaaaggccattgggtacagtattgatgatttaaagggtattagccctgacttttgtatgcataggatacatctagatgaaaatcataaaccatgcattcaaccccagcgtcgtttgaaccctgtcatgcaagatgttgtaaaagctgaagttatgaaattgcttgatgcgggtatagtgtatgctgtgtctgattctaagtgggtgagtcccgttcaggtagtgcctaagaaaggggggacaactgtggtgagaaatgaaaaaaatgagttgataccaactaaggtagtcacaggttggcgcatgtgcattgattataggcgtcttaatgttgctactaaaaaggaccattttccccttcccttcattgatcaaatgttagaaaggctagcctgtcacaagtttttctgttatctggatggttattctggtttctttcaaattcccatacatccagacgaccaggaaaagaccaccttcacctgcccctatggtacctttgcatatcgtaggatgccttttggtctgtgtaatgcgcctgctactttccaacgttgcatgatgagtatcttttctgattttattgagtctatcatggaagtgtttatggatgattttagcgtctatggtacttcttttgattcttgcttgctaaatctgactaaagttttgaaaagatgtgaagagtgcaatttagtcttgaactgggaaaagtgtcatttcatggttactgaaggggtggttttgggacatttgatatctgataagggcattcgggtggatcgagctaaggtccaagtgattgaacaattaccccctccagttaatgtgaagggtgttagaagttttcttggtcatgcggggttttatcgctgctttatcaaggatttctctaaaattgttaaaccacttacccagctccttctcaaggatgccccgtttgtgtttactgatgcttgtcttgaagcctttgacaggattaaacaggcactgatttcggctcccatcattcgttctcccgaatgggatattccgtttgagataatgtgtgatgcaagtgattatgcagttggggcagtgctgggtcagagaaaggagaaggttttacatgccatctattatgcaagtaagaccttagatgaagctcaagttaattatgcaactactgagaaggagcttctagctatagtctatgccttggataaattccgcacctatctgattggatccaaggtaatagtctatactgaccatgcggcccttaagtatctgctctctaagaaggaagccaagcctaggcttattcgatggatactactgctacaggagttcgatctagagatccgcgataagaaaggggctgagaatgtggttgcagatcacttgtctagattgaggtatgacgatggtaaggggtctacaccgattgatgattcatttccggatgatcatttacttgcacttgccagtcagtcaccatggttcgcagattttgctaactacattgtaggtagaattcttccggccgatctttcatatcaacagaagaagaaattcctacatgatgtccggttctacttttgggcgatccttatttgtttcgtgagactgctgaagggttatacaagcgttgtattccagaatgggaagttcaaggtgttatcagtaggtgtcattcttcaccttatggtggccACCATGGACCGTCGaaaacaaacgctaagctgtcacaatgtggtttttactggcctactatgttcaaagatgcacaggcttttattatggcttgtgatgcgtgccagagggccggcactatttcgaggaggtatgagatgccatagaacgggatccttgaggttgagattttcgatgtgtggggaattgattatatgggaccattcccatcgtccaagggtaacttgtatatccttgttgctgtag